In Quercus robur chromosome 11, dhQueRobu3.1, whole genome shotgun sequence, the following proteins share a genomic window:
- the LOC126704558 gene encoding mechanosensitive ion channel protein 6-like: MDFSLRKSFKSHNSYKHLRKVSADKSNHSHEHLPMLFHHHHHDDSMRAVDLSDHHREEVIVKIDDGDSSAMKGSETTGGKIWRENSYDFWKDEDKSGFDFVRRGGGGGENSNAVAAAAAAAEEEKDPPSKLIRQFLHKQKASGDMSLDMDLEMEELRDENDRKLPPVSESSLKATASRELRVSFQETESSTPTPTTANNKNNNDSVRRRFSNDDNNNNNVNNNDVVTCTANASVQRKSSLLRAKTRSRLMDPPPAEMEKRSGWIPKSGQIPKSGQIRSGMLPKIEDEDDDPFLEDDVPNEFKGGNVNAWTILQWLGLVVLIGALVCTLSIRYLRDKNLWKLKLWKWEVMVLVLICGRLVSGWGIRIIVFFIERNFLLRKRVLYFVYGVRKPVQNCLWLGLVLMAWHFLFDKKVERETKSDKLKYVTKVLVCMLVGTLVWLVKTLMVKVLASSFHVSTYFDRIQESLFNQYVIETLSGPPLIEIQNAKDDEFRLVDEVRKLQNAGATMPPDLKATAFPSMMSGRVIGSGGLQKSPKVKSGKLSRTQSKKGDEGITIDHLHKLNPKNVSAWNMKRLMRIVRHGTITTLDEQIMDTTPSGGDDSSTQIRSEVEAKAAAKKIFQNVARRGSKFIYMEDLMRFLREDEAMKTLSLFEGASETRRISKSSLKNWVVNAFRERRALALTLNDTKTAVNKLHRVLNILVGLGIFVVWLLILGIATTKFLLYISSQLVLVAFIFGNTCKTVFEAIVFLFVMHPYDVGDRCEIEGVQMVVEEMNILTTVFLRYDNAKLIFPNSVLATKPINNFYRSPDMGDAIEFFIHIATPADKIAAMRQRIISYIESKKEHWYTAPMIILKDFEELNRLRLALWLTHKMNYQDMGEKFARRSLLMEEMVKIFHELDIQYRLLPVDINVRAMPPVISTRVPTTWVENTSLSEETGKFAN; encoded by the exons ATGGATTTCTCACTCAGAAAATCCTTCAAATCCCACAACTCTTACAAACACCTCAGAAAGGTCTCCGCAGATAAATCCAACCACAGCCACGAACACCTCCCTATGCttttccaccaccaccaccacgacGACTCAATGCGAGCCGTTGATTTGTCTGACCACCACCGCGAAGAAGTCATTGTCAAGATCGACGACGGAGATTCCTCGGCGATGAAAGGCTCTGAAACCACTGGCGGCAAGATTTGGAGAGAGAATAGTTACGACTTTTGGAAAGACGAAGACAAGTCGGGTTTTGATTTCGTGCGacgcggcggcggcggcggagAGAATAGTAATGCTGTGGCGGCAGCGGCAGCGGCGGCGGAGGAGGAGAAAGATCCGCCGTCGAAATTGATCAGGCAGTTCCTGCACAAGCAAAAGGCTTCGGGCGATATGTCGTTGGACATGGATTTGGAAATGGAAGAGCTCCGCGACGAAAACGACAGGAAATTGCCTCCCGTTTCCGAGTCCTCACTCAAAGCGACAGCCTCGAGAGAGCTCCGGGTGTCGTTTCAAGAAACCGAATCTTCAacccccacccccaccaccgccaacaacaaaaacaacaacgaCTCAGTACGACGCCGTTTTAGCAACGAcgacaataacaacaacaacgtcAACAACAATGACGTGGTGACGTGTACGGCAAACGCGTCGGTTCAGAGGAAATCGAGCTTGTTGAGAGCGAAAACTCGGTCGAGGTTGATGGACCCGCCGCCCGCTGAAATGGAAAAGCGGTCGGGTTGGATTCCCAAGTCGGGTCAGATTCCCAAGTCGGGTCAGATTCGATCCGGGATGTTGCCGAAAATTGAGGACGAAGACGACGACCCGTTTTTGGAAGATGATGTGCCGAACGAGTTCAAAGGTGGGAATGTGAATGCATGGACTATTTTGCAATGGCTGGGCTTGGTTGTGCTTATAGGAGCTTTGGTTTGCACGCTCAGTATACGTTACTTGCGGGACAAGAATCTGTGGAAACTGAAGCTGTGGAAATGGGAAGttatggttttggttttgatttgtggGAGATTGGTTTCTGGGTGGGGAATTAGGATTATAGTGTTTTTTATTGAAAGGAATTTCCTTTTGCGTAAAAGGGTGCTTTACTTTGTATATGGGGTGAGAAAGCCTGTGCAGAATTGTCTTTGGTTGGGACTTGTTTTGATGGCTTggcattttttgtttgataagaaGGTTGAGAGGGAGACGAAGAGTGATAAGCTTAAGTATGTTACTAAGGTTTTGGTTTGTATGTTGGTGGGTACTCTGGTTTGGTTGGTTAAGACACTTATGGTTAAGGTTTTAGCTTCATCTTTTCATGTGAGTACTTATTTCGATAGGATTCAGGAGTCTTTGTTTAATCAGTATGTGATCGAGACGTTGTCCGGGCCGCCCTTGATTGAGATACAGAACGCGAAGGATGATGAGTTTAGGCTTGTTGATGAGGTTAGGAAGTTGCAAAATGCGGGTGCTACTATGCCCCCGGATTTGAAGGCGACTGCTTTTCCTTCGATGATGAGCGGAAGGGTTATTGGGAGTGGTGGGCTGCAGAAAAGTCCGAAAGTGAAGAGTGGGAAGTTGTCGAGGACACAGTCGAAGAAGGGGGATGAGGGGATAACTATTGATCATTTACATAAGTTGAATCCTAAGAATGTGTCGGCGTGGAATATGAAGAGGTTGATGAGGATTGTGAGGCATGGGACAATTACCACATTGGATGAGCAGATAATGGATACTACCCCTTCTGGGGGCGATGATTCTTCTACGCAGATTAGGAGTGAAGTTGAGGCGAAAGCCGCAgcaaagaaaatatttcagaATGTTGCTAGACGCGGGTCCAA GTTCATCTACATGGAGGACTTGATGCGCTTCTTGCGAGAAGATGAGGCTATGAAAACCTTGAGTCTCTTTGAAGGAGCCTCTGAGACCAGGAGAATCAGTAAATCATCCTTGAAGAACTGGGTG GTCAATGCGTTCAGAGAGCGAAGAGCACTCGCTTTGACGTTGAATGATACCAAAACAGCCGTGAACAAGCTTCATCGAGTGTTGAACATTCTAGTTGGCCTTGGCATATTTGTGGTTTGGCTTCTGATATTGGGAATTGCGACAACCAAATTTCTGCTCTACATAAGCTCTCAGCTCGTCCtcgttgcatttatttttggaaacacCTGCAAGACAGTATTTGAAGCAATCGTCTTCTTATTTGTAATGCATCCATATGATGTTGGAGATAGGTGTGAAATTGAAGGGGTTCAG aTGGTTGTAGAAGAAATGAACATCTTGACTACCGTATTTCTGAGATATGACAATGCAAAGCTCATTTTCCCAAACAGTGTTCTTGCTACTAAGCCCATCAATAACTTCTATCGTAGTCCTGACATGGGAGATGCCATTGAATTCTTTATCCATATAGCAACACCTGCAGATAAGATTGCAGCTATGAGGCAAAGAATAATTAG TTATATTGAGAGCAAGAAGGAGCACTGGTATACTGCACCTATGATTATATTGAAGGATTTTGAAGAGTTAAACAGACTGAGGTTGGCCTTGTGGCTGACACACAAAATGAACTACCAGGACATGGGTGAGAAGTTTGCAAGGAGATCTCTTTTGATGGAGGAGATGGTTAAGATTTTCCATGAGCTTGATATTCAATACCGCCTGCTTCCAGTTGACATTAATGTCCGCGCCATGCCTCCTGTGATCTCTACCCGTGTTCCAACCACTTGGGTGGAAAATACGAGTTTGAGTGAGGAAACAGGCAAGTTTGCCAACTAA